The genomic DNA CGTCCTCGATCGGATGTAGTCCTGTATGGATGTACCTGGGTGTATCCTCCCTTATACCGATGAAGCGAGAAACTTTCTGAACCTCGCAGTTCCCGAATTTATCGCAGCATCGCTCCAGAAGGGGGACGTTGGTAGAACAGGGCTCCCTGGAACACCCTTCAGCTTGCGAGCAGGTGAGACAGGCATGCGGATGATGTGCAAGAATGGGAACCAGATTCTCTCTTCTCTTTTCCTGGACCATCCTCGTCGCCGTGAGAATCGACATCCCATCCTTAGCAATCGTGGAGCAGGAGAGCAGGAGCTCGCGGCTCTTCTCTTCCTCAACTATGCATAGTCTGCACCCTTCGTAATGCCTTCCCTCCGGCCCCTGAAATCTTCTTGCGCCTCTGTATATGCTTGACGATGATGATGAAACAGTGAAGGGGAAAAGATCAGGATGATGGCAGAGGGCAGGGATGTAGATTTCTGCTCTTCTGGCCGCCTCGAGGATGGTCGTTTCTTTCTCTAATTCGAGTTCTTTTCCATCTATCTTGATTTTGATTCTGGAATTCATGGATTATTACCAGGAATGAGTGATGGCTCCAGGAGCACAGGCTCCGAGGCAGGGAAGCTCTCTCTTGCCGCTGACAGGCTTGCAGGGAGCGCAGGAGTATTTGATCTTCTTCCTGTGTTCCTCTGTGACTGCGGCTACCCGGTCGTCATAGTCGTCAGTGATGATCTCAAGGACTCCGAAGGGACATGCGGCAGCGCAACCCTTCTCATCGCATTCAACGCACTTGTCCGTATCTATGCTTATGAAGAACTCGCCCGACCCATTCTTGTATCCATAATTTGCGATCATGATATCCTTCTCCTTTATTGCTTTATTCCCTTTGATTTCTCATAGAGGGCTTTGGCAAATAGGGCGGCTCCCAGGGCACCAGCGATCTGGCTATCATATTTCGATTTCACGGCTGTGATGTTGAGCTCTTTCTCCAGTCTGGCGACGACGCCGACATTCTTGGCGATCCCCCCGGTTATCGCAAAATCCTTCTCGATGCCGAGCCTCTCGAGGAGCGTGTAGACGCGGTGTGCCATGGCTGAACAGTATGCGGCCAGGACTTTGTTCTTGGGCCAACCCTGGCGAAGGAGTCCCGTGGCTTCCGATTTGGCGAAGACCACGCAGGTGCTGCTCACGGGAGGGGGTTCTTCCGGAACGTCGAGCGACATAGGCCCCACCTCTTCGATAGGAATCTGAAGAAGATCGGCAAAGACCTCCATCCCTCTTCCTGTTCCCGCAGCACACTTGTCGTTCATCAAGAAGGCGGTCACTTTTCCCTTCTCATCACAGCGTATCGCCTTGCAATCCTGTCCGCCCATGTCGAGGATGGTCTTTATGGTTGGACCGTACATGAAGTTTCCGCCTCTGGCATGGCAGGCGATCTCTGTGATTGCTTTGTGGGCGAAGGGGACATTGACCCTGCCATAGCCGGTTCCGACCACATAGTGGATGTTTTCAAGGGTCATTCCCGTTCCTTCGATCGCCCACGAGAGAGCCTTTTCGGAACTTTTCGGGCTATCGGAACCGGTTCTAAGGTTGCTGTAGGCATACAGTTCCCCATCCGCCATGATGACGGCCTGAGAACTTACCGAACCAACGTCGATGCCGCACGATATGATGCCGGCCTTCCTCCATTCTTTCGATTCATCTTTCCAGGCATACTCTTTCCATCTCCAGTATTCTTGCTGAGCCATCTGCTCCTCCTGTAGTTAAATATTTTCGCCTGCACTGAGGGCGGCGCCGAGTGCGGCGGCATACTCTGGGTCTTCGGGGATGAGAAGGTCAACTTCCAGATCGCTCCTGAGGGAATGGACAAAACCGATGTTTCTTGCCACTCCTCCCACAAGGGCGACGTCCTTTTCGATCCCGATTCGCCTGACCATGGAGGATATCCTGCTCGCGATGGCATCGTGGACCGCCCGGGCGATGTCTTCCTTCGGCGTTTTTGCATGGATAAGCGATACGACTTCGGATTCCGCGAAAACGGCGCACTGAGCATTCATTGGAACGGCTTTTTGCGATTTCAAAGAAAGCTCTCCGATTTCTTCGAGCTTGACCTCGAGAGCCCTTGCCATCGCTTCAGTGAAGGCTCCTGCGCCAGCCGCGCACTTCTCGTTAACGGCAAAGTCGATGACCTTTCCCTTCTCGTTACACCGGATCCCGCGTCCTTCTTCGGCGCCGACATCGATCACCGTCTTTGCAGTCGGAAAGTAGAAGAGGGCTCCTTTTGCTGCGGCGCCCACATCGGTGATATCCCCATTGCCAAAGTCAACCCCCTTTCTTCCTGTCCCGGTTAATACGATCTTAACGATTGCGGAGCGCTCCAACTTAGCTGCTCCGATAGCGTCATTGAATGCTTTCTCGGCAGCCTCCTTCTGGTTGAATCCGGTCAAGATCATCCCTTTGCCAATGATCCTACCATCTTTCAGAATGACTACCTTGGTATTCTTGGCACCGCAATCAACTCCCGCTGTTATCATAAGAATCCTCCTGTGAGTTTATAGAAAGCACTGAATAACTTATCCTGTTCTCTTGATGCCGAGGGTCTCCATGAAGGTGTCGATCCTGGTCATCGTCCTTGCCTCGTCGAACTCTCTCTCGTCTCCCATATTCCCTTCGAATATCATGACCGGAAACCCGGCCTTCTGGATGGCAATCCTGTTCTCCGCTATTCCCAGACTCAGGCCCTCGCATCCCCTGTTGTAATGAAGCATGACACCGTCCAGCTTCCACTCCCGAGCTATCCTTATCATCATGTCGCTCTTGTATCCGGGATGGTAGAAGTGCTGCCATTCGGGCTTGCTCAGATTCCAGTCGGCAAGGGTTCGAAGCGCTTCATTACGGCTCTTGATGCTGATCCCCTTCTGCTGTGGAGTAGTCCTCGGTCCCCATGTTCCATCCTCTTTGACCTCCCACATCCCGATGAGTCCGAAGGTGTACAGAGAACCAACCGATACGCAGCCATAAGTCTCCAGATACCGGAAGACTTTCAGGAATCCCCACGGTGGCTGTGTATCGCTCATTACGCGGCATCTTTCATTGGCAACGGCAGCGATCCCTCGCGCCACCCTATCTTTAACTTCGTCGCGAAGTTCTTCATAGAAATCGGCAACCTCTCTGGCATGCTTCTTCAATGTTCCGAGAACGTATAGAGAGTACATAGTCTTCTCGTCGAGCGGTGCCGGAACGTTCTTGTTCAGGACGCATATCTCGGCCCATGTTGAAGTGGAGCGGCATTCGTCATTTACCGCCTCGATGAGGAGCTCATCGTTGTACTTCCTTCCGGTGACTTTCTCGAGCCATTCGATCCCGTCGTGCATCTGACCGACGATGTAGCTGAGCCTGTTCTCGTTGACTTCATGGTATGGGCCGACGGAAACATCTATGCAGTAATGTGGGATTCCCCCTTCAAGCTCGCTGACGACCTGGTACCATTTGGCATGGCTGCAACAGATGTGGTCCTGCCAGAGGAAATCAGGCTTCGGAAACGGTCCTCCCCAGAGGTACTGGTCCAGGATAATAGAACCCCAGTAGTTCCTCATGTAAGAGCAGAGATCTCTTGAATAACCGGCTTTCTCAGCCGCTTCGAGGCATTTCAGGGAAAACTCCTTATTGAAGGCTATGCTTGCTCCATAAGGCTCGCTCGTCAACGAATAGACGTCACGTCCCAGCCCGGCAGGGATGGCATCGAAAGACCAGGCACCGCCAGCCCACCTGATCCCACCCTTCTCCTTGGCTGTCGTATAATCCTTGTAGTAACTCTCCCTGATCTCCTTTGCCTTGTTCCAGCATTTCAGGGGCTCTGTAGGATAAAGTTTGTCTGCCATTATTCTTCTCCTCTCTTATTTAGCGTCCCTTGGAATTCACATCTCGGTCAGCGATTCTAATCATTCCGCTTATCAAAAGAGATCCTCCTGCCTGAGCATCTCAAGGAATGCTTCCACTCTCACCTTGAACTGGCCTACGGGCACCGTGACGTCGAACTCAAGGAAGAGCGTGGGGATCCCAACTTTCTTGAACTCCTTCTCGATTGCCGGGATGTCCAGTTCGTGAGGGTCGCAGAACTTCTGCTGGATGATGATTGCTCCCTTGACTCTATATTCTTTTGCGAGATTGATGATGTGGGGGATTCTGGTTCGCACCTCCCAGTCCTTTGATGGGCAGGGTGGTCTTTCGATGTATCTCTTAGCGATAGCTTCAAGCCTGTTGTTACCAGGCATTACCTCGTTCCAGAAGTACCTTGTCCCCGTGCAGTGGTCGTCAACGACGAATATGGCGCCGAGTGATTCGACCATCTTCAGGAACTCTGTGTCGTCATCTTCGCTTCCCACAATGATCAGTCTCTCGCCACCGCCATTTCTCTTCCTTCCCTTCAGTTCCTTTAGCGTCTCCTGCAGGATCATGTTGTGCTCCTCCTTGTCAACCATCTGGGAAGAGACGACCATGTACATCGCCTCGACTCCGGAGAGAGGCGGGTTATCGTCCTTTCTGAGATCGTAGACTTCTTTCATCAGCCTTCTGTTTGTGTTATAGATGTCTATGGCCCGGTCGAGGTCGGCGTCGGAGATCTTCTTGCCGATCCAGCCTTCGACAGATTTCTTGAAGGCCTCGAGTTCTCCGGTGAGGTAGGGGAGTGCCCTCTGGCTCTGAACCCTGTTAGGCATGGGAAGATAGTACGAGTACTCCACCGGGATGTGGAGATCCCAGCTCGTGAAGGTCTGGCGGATATGGAGGCAGGATTGGGCGATTGTGATGCCATCCAGGTAATCGAATCTTCCCTTGAGCCCCTGAGCAAGGCAATCGCGGCAGAAGGGGCAGAACATACCGAAGATGTGCGGTTCCGTCATGTCCTGAGGTTCATGGCTGCCGAGAATCCTGACGGGAAGGATTCCAGCGGCGTGGAGGATCTCTTCCGGGACATAGGTGCAGAAGTAGCCGATCACCTTTCTACCGTTCTTTCTCTTCCATTCTTTTGCGTACTGGTGGCGATTCTCATACCATTCCTGAAACATCTCTATCATCTCTTATCCTCCAGAAAAATTGTTATCGCTTTCCTGCATCGTGAACATTGTCCTCCGAGGTTTCGCCGACAGTCCTCTGACGAAATATTCGGCAAAGGCATCTCCGACCTCGCCGGCACTGTATCCTCGGCCGGAGTGAAACCATTTCGTGATCCAGTTGATGGCTCCCATGATGGCAAACGTGATCAGTTTGGAATCGCATTCGATGAAGAACCCTTTCTTGATCCCCTCCTCGATGACGTTCCTGAAACCCTTCTCATACTGGTCCCGCTTTTCGATTACCTTATTCAGAAGGGGAGGGGAAAGGGCGTCGAACTCCAGGGCCATGGCCGATGCCTGGAGCTCATCAATCATGACGGTGATGTGAGTGGCGATGAGATCCCTCAGTTTCTCGGGCGGAGGGGTTCTGCTCTCTTCTATGCTCTTGAGGTTCTCCAGAACCTTATTGAGGGAGAAGTCATGGCACGCGAAAAGTATCTGCTCCTTGTTCTTGAAGTAGTAATAAAGGCTCCCCTTGGTCATGAGAAGGGCATCGCTTATATCGCCCATGGATGTCCCGTGGTATCCCTTCCGTTTGAAGGCAGAGGCGGCGCTGCGGAGGATCTCTTCACGTTTTCTGCTGATCTTCTTCTGCTGACGGTTCTCCACGTCATTGACCTCCAATTCAATTTTTAAACAATTGTTCAAAAACTGAATAATAGTTTAGTATTAGGGGAGACCACTGTCAACATCAAAATTAAGAAGTTAGTTGCTGAGTTACTGTGTTTTCCTCGATGAGAAACCTTCTCTGATCGAATCCCCCAGGAGATTGAAGGATACGACAGTCAGTAGAATGGCGATGCCGGGAAAGGTGGAGATCCACCAGGCATCAAGAAGGGCATCGCGTCCATCGCTGATTATGCTTCCCCAGGAAGGGGTAGGAGGAGGGACACCGAGGCCGAGAAAGCTGAGCGATGCTTCGACGAGAATGGTGTTTCCAATTCGAAGCGTGGAATCCACGATGATCACCGCAGATGCGTTGGGGATTAGATGCCTCAGGATGATCCTGCCGCTCCTCTGACCCATCGCTTGGGCCGCTTTGACAAAATCGGTTTCTCTCAGGAAGAGGGTCTGGCCGCGGACCAGGCGCGAGACTCCCATCCATCCTGTTGCAGCAAGGACTGCGATCGTGAGAACAAGGGAAGGCTTGAAGAGAGCGACTACCATGAGGATCAGAAATATCCTGGGAAAGGCCAGCATTATATCTACGGTGCGCATAAGGATGCTGTCAACAGCGGATCCGAAGAAACCGGATAGCGATCCGATGAGAGAGCCGAATGTGGCAGCAATGATGACGGCAAGCAGACCTACGGCGAGTGAAATCCTGGATCCATAGATGATCCGGCTCAGGATGTCCCGGCCGAATTTATCAGTTCCCAGAAAGAAATACCTCTCCCGAGCCCAGCGCTCCTTGTGGCAGGCGATGTCTCTCTTCAAAATGGTCTCCCACCTATCACCGCGCCGGAATTCTATTTTATCTTCCCTTTCCCTGATCTCATTCGAATAGATCTCGGTATTTCCAGTC from Acidobacteriota bacterium includes the following:
- a CDS encoding ABC transporter permease, translating into MNNVEPKVSEEGNKLKLISASKTRLSTGFPLLIACLVLILMRWKSFLSGWKFGSLDQFAASFYLTLLLFYLMLLLLGRANIPGAGRIGQEKTAKILQAIKGNRLSTLSLIFLFVVFSTAILAPILSPHDPNAQPDTLTLRYLPPLSHVWIISTTGNTEIYSNEIREREDKIEFRRGDRWETILKRDIACHKERWARERYFFLGTDKFGRDILSRIIYGSRISLAVGLLAVIIAATFGSLIGSLSGFFGSAVDSILMRTVDIMLAFPRIFLILMVVALFKPSLVLTIAVLAATGWMGVSRLVRGQTLFLRETDFVKAAQAMGQRSGRIILRHLIPNASAVIIVDSTLRIGNTILVEASLSFLGLGVPPPTPSWGSIISDGRDALLDAWWISTFPGIAILLTVVSFNLLGDSIREGFSSRKTQ
- a CDS encoding TetR/AcrR family transcriptional regulator is translated as MENRQQKKISRKREEILRSAASAFKRKGYHGTSMGDISDALLMTKGSLYYYFKNKEQILFACHDFSLNKVLENLKSIEESRTPPPEKLRDLIATHITVMIDELQASAMALEFDALSPPLLNKVIEKRDQYEKGFRNVIEEGIKKGFFIECDSKLITFAIMGAINWITKWFHSGRGYSAGEVGDAFAEYFVRGLSAKPRRTMFTMQESDNNFSGG
- a CDS encoding acyl-CoA dehydratase activase, which produces MITAGVDCGAKNTKVVILKDGRIIGKGMILTGFNQKEAAEKAFNDAIGAAKLERSAIVKIVLTGTGRKGVDFGNGDITDVGAAAKGALFYFPTAKTVIDVGAEEGRGIRCNEKGKVIDFAVNEKCAAGAGAFTEAMARALEVKLEEIGELSLKSQKAVPMNAQCAVFAESEVVSLIHAKTPKEDIARAVHDAIASRISSMVRRIGIEKDVALVGGVARNIGFVHSLRSDLEVDLLIPEDPEYAAALGAALSAGENI
- the bzdQ gene encoding benzoyl-CoA reductase, bzd-type, subunit Q — encoded protein: MAQQEYWRWKEYAWKDESKEWRKAGIISCGIDVGSVSSQAVIMADGELYAYSNLRTGSDSPKSSEKALSWAIEGTGMTLENIHYVVGTGYGRVNVPFAHKAITEIACHARGGNFMYGPTIKTILDMGGQDCKAIRCDEKGKVTAFLMNDKCAAGTGRGMEVFADLLQIPIEEVGPMSLDVPEEPPPVSSTCVVFAKSEATGLLRQGWPKNKVLAAYCSAMAHRVYTLLERLGIEKDFAITGGIAKNVGVVARLEKELNITAVKSKYDSQIAGALGAALFAKALYEKSKGIKQ
- the bzdO gene encoding benzoyl-CoA reductase, bzd-type, subunit O; the encoded protein is MADKLYPTEPLKCWNKAKEIRESYYKDYTTAKEKGGIRWAGGAWSFDAIPAGLGRDVYSLTSEPYGASIAFNKEFSLKCLEAAEKAGYSRDLCSYMRNYWGSIILDQYLWGGPFPKPDFLWQDHICCSHAKWYQVVSELEGGIPHYCIDVSVGPYHEVNENRLSYIVGQMHDGIEWLEKVTGRKYNDELLIEAVNDECRSTSTWAEICVLNKNVPAPLDEKTMYSLYVLGTLKKHAREVADFYEELRDEVKDRVARGIAAVANERCRVMSDTQPPWGFLKVFRYLETYGCVSVGSLYTFGLIGMWEVKEDGTWGPRTTPQQKGISIKSRNEALRTLADWNLSKPEWQHFYHPGYKSDMMIRIAREWKLDGVMLHYNRGCEGLSLGIAENRIAIQKAGFPVMIFEGNMGDEREFDEARTMTRIDTFMETLGIKRTG
- a CDS encoding ferredoxin translates to MIANYGYKNGSGEFFISIDTDKCVECDEKGCAAACPFGVLEIITDDYDDRVAAVTEEHRKKIKYSCAPCKPVSGKRELPCLGACAPGAITHSW
- the bzdN gene encoding benzoyl-CoA reductase, bzd-type, subunit N; amino-acid sequence: MIEMFQEWYENRHQYAKEWKRKNGRKVIGYFCTYVPEEILHAAGILPVRILGSHEPQDMTEPHIFGMFCPFCRDCLAQGLKGRFDYLDGITIAQSCLHIRQTFTSWDLHIPVEYSYYLPMPNRVQSQRALPYLTGELEAFKKSVEGWIGKKISDADLDRAIDIYNTNRRLMKEVYDLRKDDNPPLSGVEAMYMVVSSQMVDKEEHNMILQETLKELKGRKRNGGGERLIIVGSEDDDTEFLKMVESLGAIFVVDDHCTGTRYFWNEVMPGNNRLEAIAKRYIERPPCPSKDWEVRTRIPHIINLAKEYRVKGAIIIQQKFCDPHELDIPAIEKEFKKVGIPTLFLEFDVTVPVGQFKVRVEAFLEMLRQEDLF